The Methylocystis bryophila genome contains the following window.
CGAAAAGCCAGGGCAGGGCGAGCGGCCGGCCCGAGAAGAGGACCACGACGACCGGCGGACCTAGCGCCAGAACGGCCCGGGCGAGCGCAGCTTGACGCCCCGGGAGAACCGGCGCCGCGCGGCTCGCCGCCTCGCCGCTCATCCTGCCCGATTCGCCGAGGCAAAGCAGGATGAGGTCGGCGCCAGCGCAGCGCCGACAGGCTTCTTCTATCCCGTCTGCGTCCTCGCCCTCGATCTCGACGCCCGGGGAAAAGACGATTTCGCAGTCCGGAAGCGCCGCCGCGAGACCTTCGCGGATCGAGACATTGCTTTCGCCGCTCGCCGCCAGGCTCCAGGGTCCCTGCATCTCACCGGCGGCGTCCGCGAGCGGGCCGATCAACGCAATGCGTCTGACGCCCGCGGAAAGCGGCAGGACGCCGCTGTTCGTGAGCAGCGTTATCGAACGCCTCGCGGCGTCGAGGGCGAGGCCCTTGAAGCGCTCCAACGGAGCGTCCGCAACCGCGACGCGGCGGAAAGGATCGTCGAGCAGGCCGAGATCGCGTTTGAGACGCAGCACGCGGCGCGCCGCTTCGTCAATCTGTCGTTCCTCGACCAATCCCCGCGCGAGCGCCTCCGGCAGCGCGCTCACATAGGCTCCACTGACCATGTCCATATCGACGCCGGCGGTAAGAGCGAGCGCTGCGGCTTCGACGATATCGCCGGCGACGCCATGCTGGATGAGCTCGGCGACGGCCCCGTAATCGCTCATGATCACGCCCGCAAATCCGAGCTTTTGTCGTAAATATCCATTGAGCAGCTCGCGGTTGGCGGCCATCGGAATTCCGGCGACGCTGGGGTAGGCGGCCATGACAGCGACGCATCCCTCTCGAAGCGCGGCGTGAAAGGGCGGTAAATAGATTTCATGCAAGGCGCGATCGGAAACATCCGCGGCGGCGTAGTCGCGCCCCGCGAGCGCCGCCCCATAAGCGCAGAAATGCTTGGCGGTCGCGCCGATTGCGTCGCGCGCCGAGAGGCGGGCGCTCTGAAAGCCCCTGACCTTCGCGGCTGCGAAGGCGGCGCCGACGCGAGGATCCTCTCCGGGGCTCTCGACCATTCGTCCCCAGCGCGGATCGCGCGCGACATCGAGCATGGGAGCGAAGGTGAGATCGATCCCGTCGGCGGCGGCTTCGCAAGCCGCGGCCCGCGCCGTGCGCTCCCAGAGATCCGCGTCGAAAGCGCTCGCCTCGGCGAGCGGAACGGGGAATATCGTTTGTTGGCCGTGCAGTACGTCCATGCCGAAGAGAAGCGGCAGACCAAGCCGCGTCTCCTCGACGGCGAGCTTTTGCAGCCGCGTGATTTTCTCGCGGCCCCAAACATTGAAGACTCCGCCGATCCGGCCTGCGCGAATATTGGCGATCATGTCGTCAGAGCCGACCGAACCCGTGACGGCCTGGTCGACCGTGATCAGGTTGAGCTGTCCGATCTTTTCCTCGAGCGTCATTTCGGACAGGAGCTGATCGATCGAAATCATCGCGAGCCCGCCATATTTGTCGACGGGCCATCTCCGCCCGGTCATGAGAGCATACAACGAATATCGGGAGAAATGGATCGCGGGCGAGCGGCGGCTTTTCCGACGCGGGATGGCGCCCTTCCCGCGCTACGCTCCCATTGCGTTGCAGGACGGTTCGGCGGCATGATCTCGACAGTTCACGACAGGGAGCGCGCGGGGTGAGGGAAGAAGCGCTAAAGAGAACGCAAGATCCTGAAAACGTTGAACGAGGCTTTGGCGCCTTCTTCGCGCAAGCGTCGATGATGTTTTCGGTTCTGCGCGCCGCGAGCGGCCGCGTTCGCCTCTTTTGGCTCAACGCGTCGCTGATCGGCGTGATCGCCGCGACCGCCTATTGGCAGATTGAGCTCAACGCCTGGAACAAGCCCTTTTATGATGCGCTTTCGCGCCGGCATTTGGGGGACTTCCTCTCGCAGCTCGGCATGTTCGGAAAGATCGCGGGCGCGCTGCTCGTGCTGAATGTCGCGCAGACCTGGCTCAATCAAATGCTGCGCATGACGTTGCGCGCGGCCTTCACGCGCGACCTCTTCGCCGAATGGCTCGCGCCGCGCCGCATTTTCCTGCTGTCGCAAGCCGGACGGATCGGCGTCAACCCTGACCAGCGCATCCACGAGGACGCGCGTCATCTCGCGGATCTCACGACCGATCTCGGCGTCGGGCTGCTTCAGGCGGCTCTGCTGCTCGGCTGCTTCATTGGCGTGCTCTGGGGGCTTTCGGCTGGCGTCGTTCTATCCATCGACGGGCGCGACTTAATCATCCCCGGCTACATGGTCTGGTGCGCGTTTATCTATTCCGGCGTCGCGTCAACCGCGGGCTGGCTCGTGGGCAGACCCTTGATCGGCCTCAACGCGGAACATTACGGGCGCGAGTCGGATCTCCGCTTCGCTCTCGTGCACTTGAACGAGCATGGCGAAGACGTCGCGCTTTATCGTGGAGAAGCGACGGAGCGCAAACGCCTCGATCTCGTCTTGGAGCGCCTTCTCTTCATCCTGCGCCGGCTCGTAGGCGCAACGACGAATTTGACGTGGGTGACGGCGGGATACGGCTGGTTCACGATCGTCGCGCCCATCATCGTGGCGGCGCCCGCCTTCTTCGACGGCAAGCTCACTCTCGGCGGTCTGCTGATGAGCGCCGGCGCCTTCACTCAGGTGCAGCAATCGTTGCGCTGGTTCATCGACAATGCAGGCGCTCTCGCCGACTGGCGCGCGACGCTGCATCGTGTCGCAGCCTTCCGTCTGGCGCTGCTGGAATCGGACGGGGCCGCGTCGAGCGAGAGCCGCATCGAGATCGAAACGACCACGGACGATCGCCTCCGCATGGAGAATTTGGAGGTTCTGTTCCCTTACGGAACCATCACGTTGAGCAAGCCCGTCGTCGAGCTCGCTCCCGGCGAGCGCGTGCTGATCGTCGGCGCGCCGGGCGCCGGGAAGACGAGCCTCTTTCGCGCCTTGGCGGGCCTCTGGCCACGGGGATCGGGGAAAATCTCGCTTCCAAGCGGCGGCGCGGTGATGTTCATGCCCAAGAGTCCCTATTTTGCCGTGGGGAGCCTGCGCGAAGCCCTCGCTTATCCGGGCCCGCCGGAGCGATTCCCGCAGGAGGCTTACGAGCGGGCGCTCAGGCGGCTCGGCCTCGGGCGTCTCTCGCCGGACCTCGACAGAAGGGCGCGCTGGGACCAGGAGCTGAGCGATCCTGAGCAGCAGGCGCTCGCCTTCGCGCGCATGCGGCTGCACGAGCCGTCTTGGGTCGTCATCGACGAAGCCTTCGAGGCGTTGACGTCCGAGGCGCTCGAGGCGGTTTTCGACATTCTCGCGAATGAACTTGCGCGCACGGCGGTCCTCTATATTGGCGGAGGACACACCAAGCGCGAGCGCCGAGCGAAGGTGCTGGCGCTCAATTTCGAGCCCTACGAACCTCGCACGCCTGTTCCTTCTTCGGCGCGATAGGAAATCGCGAGAGCGCTCTATGTTTCCAGCTGACGAGGCGCATTTGAGCGGTTCCGCTCAGACGCAGATTGCCTGATCTAGAGCATGTCCCGGAAAAGTGCGAAGCGGTCTTCCGGTCAGGACATGCTCCAACATTTTGATTTAGCGCGATTCCTTATCGCTCGAACGATTCCGTTCGAGCGGGAAACGCGCTAGGGAGCGGCGGCGATGCGAAGCGGCAAGCTCGGCCTTCTCGGCGACGTCGGCGCGACGAACGCTCGCTTTGCGCTGCTCGGCCCCGATGGGGGCATGACCGTCCCGAAGACTTGCGCCGTCGCTGACTTCGCTTCGCTCGCCGAGGCGATCGAGGCCTATCTCGTCAAGGAGGGCGGCGCGCGCCCGCGCCTCGGAGCGCTCGCCGTAGCAGCGCCCATCGTTGGCGACGCCGTCTCGATGACAAACCATCCCTGGTCGTTTTCCATCGCAGCGCTCCGCGCGCGTCTCGGCCTGGAGCGGCTTATCATCCTCAATGACTTCAACGCCAATGCGCTGGCCATTCCGCATCTCGAGGCCGCCGACGTCGCCAAAATCGGCGCTGGCGCGCCGGTGGCGGGCGCGCCCATCGGCGTCATCGGTCCCGGCAGCGGGCTTGGCGTCAGCGGGCTGATAGGGATCGAAGGCAGGGAGGTCGCGCTAGAAGGGGAGGGCGGCCATGTTACTCTGGCGCCCGCCAACGCTCGCGAAAGCGCCGTGTTGGAGCGGCTGCGCGCCCGTTTCGGCCATGTTTCCGCGGA
Protein-coding sequences here:
- a CDS encoding glycoside hydrolase family 3 N-terminal domain-containing protein, which codes for MISIDQLLSEMTLEEKIGQLNLITVDQAVTGSVGSDDMIANIRAGRIGGVFNVWGREKITRLQKLAVEETRLGLPLLFGMDVLHGQQTIFPVPLAEASAFDADLWERTARAAACEAAADGIDLTFAPMLDVARDPRWGRMVESPGEDPRVGAAFAAAKVRGFQSARLSARDAIGATAKHFCAYGAALAGRDYAAADVSDRALHEIYLPPFHAALREGCVAVMAAYPSVAGIPMAANRELLNGYLRQKLGFAGVIMSDYGAVAELIQHGVAGDIVEAAALALTAGVDMDMVSGAYVSALPEALARGLVEERQIDEAARRVLRLKRDLGLLDDPFRRVAVADAPLERFKGLALDAARRSITLLTNSGVLPLSAGVRRIALIGPLADAAGEMQGPWSLAASGESNVSIREGLAAALPDCEIVFSPGVEIEGEDADGIEEACRRCAGADLILLCLGESGRMSGEAASRAAPVLPGRQAALARAVLALGPPVVVVLFSGRPLALPWLFESAQAVVAAWFPGSMAGTAIADILTGRFNPSARLPVTWPREIGQIPIFYAERPSGRPAEPENLFTSKYLDVTNEPQFPFGHGLSYGAVELTHLRASAETFTIERELTLAVEIDATNRGGRAIEAPLFLFIHDVVASVARPLIELKTWRKARLEAGETQTIVFSLSLEDFSFPGPRLTPCCEPGVFEILVGESADRRRLLSIFVQAKQPDAPRSTSGFSEGE
- the glk gene encoding glucokinase, yielding MRSGKLGLLGDVGATNARFALLGPDGGMTVPKTCAVADFASLAEAIEAYLVKEGGARPRLGALAVAAPIVGDAVSMTNHPWSFSIAALRARLGLERLIILNDFNANALAIPHLEAADVAKIGAGAPVAGAPIGVIGPGSGLGVSGLIGIEGREVALEGEGGHVTLAPANARESAVLERLRARFGHVSAERALSGPGLVNLYGALCELAGKSAPSLTAREITDPSRATQDPLAHEAVTMFCAMLGTLAGDLALTLGARGGVYIAGGIAPKLGPARIGPPFRERFEDKGRFRGYLASTPTYLILRPTPALLGLAARLKREGE
- a CDS encoding ABC transporter ATP-binding protein/permease, which gives rise to MREEALKRTQDPENVERGFGAFFAQASMMFSVLRAASGRVRLFWLNASLIGVIAATAYWQIELNAWNKPFYDALSRRHLGDFLSQLGMFGKIAGALLVLNVAQTWLNQMLRMTLRAAFTRDLFAEWLAPRRIFLLSQAGRIGVNPDQRIHEDARHLADLTTDLGVGLLQAALLLGCFIGVLWGLSAGVVLSIDGRDLIIPGYMVWCAFIYSGVASTAGWLVGRPLIGLNAEHYGRESDLRFALVHLNEHGEDVALYRGEATERKRLDLVLERLLFILRRLVGATTNLTWVTAGYGWFTIVAPIIVAAPAFFDGKLTLGGLLMSAGAFTQVQQSLRWFIDNAGALADWRATLHRVAAFRLALLESDGAASSESRIEIETTTDDRLRMENLEVLFPYGTITLSKPVVELAPGERVLIVGAPGAGKTSLFRALAGLWPRGSGKISLPSGGAVMFMPKSPYFAVGSLREALAYPGPPERFPQEAYERALRRLGLGRLSPDLDRRARWDQELSDPEQQALAFARMRLHEPSWVVIDEAFEALTSEALEAVFDILANELARTAVLYIGGGHTKRERRAKVLALNFEPYEPRTPVPSSAR